A region from the Aegilops tauschii subsp. strangulata cultivar AL8/78 chromosome 5, Aet v6.0, whole genome shotgun sequence genome encodes:
- the LOC141023420 gene encoding uncharacterized protein, giving the protein MPPKAPKAPITCNWMRSNVTDETLADFVKTGYLPKKDVMSYRAPDPSEERPQPRDGEVVIFADHMSRGFAPLGSKFFRDVLNFFDLRPQDIGPNSVSNICNFQVFCEVYLGEEPSLLLFRELFYLNRQNECANGPSLELGGISIQRWRDCLFPYAEPPSHPKDWNQTWFYCQDTSPADESPLPGFRALRLEPTHPLPDKLTQSERQPLIPTINKIKALLGNGLNGIDLVRVWISWRVIPLSRRPGLMCDYTGRKDDTLRHNPNDLPEDVVDDMTKSLLNESLADCGKTGLNPFCKANPAPAANDKFWKVKYDHEAAKKARKAKKAAKRAAPRKKGSKPTASELLQLDDSSESEDDTGASNPVTEEIHESRRQTWASKDADLSSGLPKASRKRQTEETSPSSGDSMQSTLSAFKTVPGAQAKLSKRAKRNKPVEEPVLTEPEASAQEPPAPSAPEATAPTDEPIIETSANLEIPSSAQPADDPDVVITRTEYVEPGRPTVLARCSAKEELLKRRRARLEITDYANLSIGDIVLGYIGQVHNSRDLEIDMVKQIQQKSEAACKKFEAEISELKNRLKTQETETRKANAKFEFSVAAQEKLKKKFETERKTWAEEKTALVSRAEQAEAALTERTAELSGLKRHVSQMVAAIFGPRSANLNQNVLTKLKAVYTLVEQLYTGSQRALAVVALSNEVLTHLADVLRRLAVLPQRFQELRRASARAGAIAALSRAKAFLPELDPAEIALGYPSLKEDGTPFDQKDFVDCVKSVRPVATLIGNDTDLTKYQPGYDSENQRIPTPCYEAISLIPSTRKHTFAPEVDPAGLIDEEAQFEALSGIDWKSSTFQVMGIAGGAERDEPEASTQQAS; this is encoded by the exons atgccacccaaagctcccaaggctcccatcacgtgcaactggatgagatccaatgttactgacgaaaccttagcggatttcgtgaagacgggttacctgcccaagaaggatgtcatgtcttatcgtgcccctgacccgtcggaggagagacctcaacctagagatggtgaggtggtgatatttgctgatcacatgagccggggcttcgcacctcttggctcaaaattctttagagacgttctgaacttctttgacctgcggccgcaagacataggacccaattccgtgtcaaatatctgcaactttcaagtattctgtgaagtatatcttggagaagagcccagcctactgctctttagagagctgttttatctgaaccgccagaacgagtgcgctaACGGGCCGAGCCTGGAGCTAGGCGGAATCTCCATCCAACGATGGAGAGATTGCCTTTTCCcgtatgctgagccgccaagccacccaaaggactggaaccagacatggttctactgccaagatacttctccggctgacgagagccctctgcccggctttcgtgccctgcgtctggagccaactcaccccctgccagacaaactaaCTCAATCTGAACGTCAACCACTGATCCctaccatcaacaagattaaggctctcctgggaaatggcctcaacggcattgatctggtccgggtctggatctcttggcgggtgatccccttgagccgccgccccggcttaatgtgtgattacacgggccggaaggatgacacTCTACGGCACAAccccaacgatcttcctgaagatgtcgtggacgacatgaccaagtctctcttgaatgagagcttagccgactgtgggaagacaggcttaaaccccttctgcaaggctaacccggctccagcg GCcaatgataagttctggaaggtcaaatatgaccatgaggcagctaaaaaagccagaaaggctaagaaagccgccaagagagccgctccccgtaaaaagggaagcaagcctaccgcctcagagctgcttcagctggatgatagctccgagtcagag gatgatactggagcgagtaacccggtaacggaagag attcatgagagccggaggcaaacctgggccagcaaggatgcagacctctcctccggcttacccaaggcatcaagaaagcgccagactgag gaaacttcaccttcctctggtgattctatgcaatctaccctgtcggctttcaagaccgtgcccgg tgctcaagcaaagctcagcaagagagCGAAAAggaataaaccggtcgaagagccggtcctgactgaaccggaggcttcagctcaagagccgccagctccctctgctcctgaagccaccgctccaaccgacgagccaatcatagagacttctgctaacctggagatccccagctcagctcaaccggccgatgacccggatgtggtgattacccggactgaatacgttgagccgggaagacccactgtgctggccagatgctctgccaaggaagagctgcTAAAGCGCCGCCGGGCTAGATTGGAGATTACTGattatgctaacttgagcattggagacattgtcttgggttacattggtcaagtgcacaacagtcgggatctggagattgatatggtgaagcagatccaacaaaaatctgag gctgcttgcaaaaaatttgaagctgaaatctctgagctgaagaaccgcctgaagactcaagaaactgagacccggaaggccaacgccaaattcgagttcagtgttgctgcacaagagaagctgaagaagaagtttgaaaccgaaaggaagacttgggccgaggagaaaactgctttggtcagccgggccgaacaggcggaggctgctctgacggagagaaccgctgaactctccggcttaaaacgccatgtgtcacagatggtcgccgcaatcttcg gccccagaagcgccaaccttaatcagaatgtgctgaccaagctgaaggccgtgtacaccttggtggagcaactctacaccgggtcacagcgtgctttggccgttgtggccctgtccaacgaggttctgactcacctggcggacgtgcttcggcggcttgccgttcttcctcagcgcttccaagagctacgacgggcctctgcaagagccggagccatagctgctctgagccgggccaaggctttcctcccggagctagacccggcggagatcgcgcttggataccccagtctgaaggaagacggtacTCCCTTTGACCAAAAAGATTTTGTTGATTGTGTGAAGAGTGTACGCCCGGTGGctaccttgattgggaatgacaccgacctcaccaagtatcagccgggctatgactcggagaatcagaggatccccactccatgctacgaagcaatcagcttgatcccttcgactcgtaagcataccttcgccccagaagttgacccggccgggttaattgatgaggaggctcagtttgaagctttgagcggcattgactggaaatcgtcaaccttccaggtcatgggaatagccggaggagcggagagggatgagccggaagcttcgacccagcaAGCATCTTAA